A genomic window from Arvicola amphibius chromosome 5, mArvAmp1.2, whole genome shotgun sequence includes:
- the LOC119815502 gene encoding small nuclear ribonucleoprotein Sm D2-like: MSLLNKPKSEMTREELQKREEEEFNTGPLSVLRQSVKNNTEVLINCGNNKKLLGRVKAFDRHCNMVLENVKEMWTEVPKRGKGKKKSKPVNKDCYISKMFLHGNSVIVVLRNPFIAGK; this comes from the coding sequence ATGAGTCTCCTCAATAAACCCAAGAGTGAGATGACCCGAGAGGAGCTGCagaagcgggaggaggaggaattcAACACAGGCCCCCTCTCGGTGCTCCGGCAGTCAGTCAAGAACAACACCGAAGTGCTCATTAACTGTGGCAACAACAAGAAGCTCCTGGGGCGGGTGAAGGCCTTTGACAGGCACtgcaacatggtgctggagaatgtgAAGGAGATGTGGACTGAGGTCCCCAAGAGAGGCAAGGGCAAGAAGAAGTCCAAGCCTGTCAACAAGGACTGCTACATCTCCAAGATGTTCCTGCATGGGAACTCAGTCATCGTGGTGCTACGGAACCCGTTCATTGCTGGCAAGTAG